The Pieris rapae chromosome 8, ilPieRapa1.1, whole genome shotgun sequence genomic interval TAagcacaaaaataaattaaaagtcgttattatgaaaaaactaaatgagatattttgtttactataGTGGTAGTTTGAACCCCACACACTCTAAGACATGAGGCACTGTATATTACTTATGTTTTCCTTCCCcaaattcatatataatatttctatgaacGGACCGAAGTCCgccgaatttttttaaaaataaaatctatttaatatgataagaaattatttcaagTGGTGTTCACCTTCACGGATTACCAAAACATAACAATGACGGACAgattttaagtacattctaGATTACCAATCAGTAACCCCATTTTAAGATGACCCTTGTTTTCTTAAAGTATTTCGAcgatagttttatattataccgGTATTCAGGGATCAATGTATTCTGGTgttgtttgtgtatgtgttaAATTGCACTTTTGCCTCATTGACTATTCAAGACCTGAGCGAGGTAAGTCGTGTTTCTTGTTATTGAAGGTTATTTTAgagaaacattattaataatctctAAAATGGTCATAAaaagctatattatattatttattactgttaatgcctgtaatatttatttaagtaaaggTAATTCGTCTTATTTACTggataattaatgattattttttttctttgtttgtaaattgttCGTGCATTTAATTTACCACCagaatatagttataatttgttaataactatgatttataatttcaatgattttaaaattttcaaagatttcCAATGAAAAAAATGCGTGTAATATCTTTTTATCGTATTATATGtttgaaatcaatttatatCTACGGTTGGATTGaagaaaattctaaatttccAAGGTTGGAAAGTCTATATGCATTAGAAGATTTTGTCTTTAAACCccttttaaatatcatatacattttgcattatttttaaatattatatgaaattttcaCCATATCGAAATATCAGAGGAGTGAAACCATTTTGATAAGAAAAATCCGAAGAGAGGATCAGAATGACATTTTCAAATGCTTTCTGATGAAAACAGACTGTTATCAGTCAGTCATATCGCTCATATGCCTAATATATTCTTCGTAAGGCGCAATCCTCATTTCTGAAGGTCGTTTTAGAGGCGCTGCAAATCTTCCTCCACTCTTCCCTATTTTCGACTAACCCCTGCGCTTGGGTGATGATAACACCCGTAAGGGCCTTTACTTGACCAACCCCGCTAGGGGATCGGTCTCCAGGTCTGATGTACACTCtgcctgtcacgatgtttttctggATTTCTGCGTGCTACATGCGATGGCAACAAAGTGTCTACGTTTGTGACCTTAGCTGTTCATTGAATTCTCAGTATCCACCTACACCATATTTCCAGAACATCGATTTTCCGTATTAACTAGGATTTAGCGCTATTTAGTGTGATATAATTCAAACATTCAAACCAAACACAACTTTGTACCATTaagtatacaaattataatttcagatCAATATGGTGGCGTATCTGTTATTCGTGTTTGCGTTGGTGTCCGCTGTGACAGCTGAAAATGTAAGTAAGAATGAAGGTATATACGGTTTGGGTGTTTTGGGTAATTTCACTGGCACTTCCAAATCAATTGCCTTTTGCGGTGGTCAGCATTCTGAGAGAACGACGCGAAACAagaaaaacctttaaaaatagcaattactttttattactcaaataaagaaatcagTGGCAAATCaaactcaaataaataattaaaatgtacataattattggCTACCGtttgcaataattataattaaacatatatagtaGTACTACAGGGATATTTAGAGACGGCGCTAACAGTCGTatgttaacaaattttaagatttttttttatagaacatggggcaaacgggcaggagactcaactgattaagtgataccgccacccatggacactcaatgccagatgtCTCTCTTATGTTGCGCATatttaatacaacattttagaCTATGCCTTGGTAGAGCTACAGTTCTCTTTTTTGGGACAAACATAGAGAGAGAACTACGATACGAAACGATAACGACTTTCATTTGCGTTTAATTGATCGACAGGTATCAGACAAGCGACAGAATTAAAGAcaagatttaaatttcttattatattggttaataaatatttaaaattccagCAAAAACTAGTCGCCAAAGTGTTCCTCACAGAACCACTCCGGAAAAATAACATCCAAGGCAACATTACATTTACACAAGTCGATGACCAGAAAGTTCATGTGGAAGGTGTCGTAATTGGTCTGCCAGCTGGTCGCTATGGCTTCCACGTTCACGAGAAGGGGGATCTGTCAGGTGGCTGTGCATCTGCTGGTCCCCATTTTAACCCTGAAAAGGTAATGACAAAGTTTCATGGCTGAACCGACTTCAAGAAAGTAGTATATCTGAATTATccaacattgggttccgcgagcctcttcacaggatgtgttcttctTTAGATtctgtcaaaaatatttttcgcaTTCCTCTactgctttattaaaaaaaaaacaactgttaATGTCTCTTCCATGTATATGTGTCGTtgtgttgttttgtttgtatcatatagttatattagtgaaacctattgtggatacatccaatgtgtttatttaatttagtcatTTAGTCATTTCTTGCTGGGACCGACCCGAGTACCTTACAGTGAAGCCAAAAGATTCCAATCTATTTTGGAACGCATTACGGAATCAGAAAAAcgataatattaagtttaatgaGCCTTATTTCCTTTGGCCCTCTAGCCGCGATACAAAACAacgaaataattttgaatatggCCTCATACCATggcaacaaaataaataaatttataatctgtggTAAAAACgaaaacacttttatttcaacgaaatattgttagtatttaaattttcgtaATTACAATGCATTGATATTTACCTGTATCGACAATTGAAACtaaacagttatttttttatttacattacgcAAGTGAGATAAGACAAAAGACTTTTCTGTTTCCCCGATaagaaattctttatttatctacgtataaaatattgtataatataagtgcctatacttttttatattcatacaaaataatgtagtaGTAGTTACATAAAAGAGTGCTATTCACAAACAAGATCGCGAAATATGACTCATATTGTCATAtgtcaatatataatacatattggCGAACTGAAGACGGACTTACGCcaaaacccaataacctatctcaatccatttttcacCATTTGAGATAGACATCTATTGAAAAAAGtctgccaataaccaatcgatcGCCTGTTACAGTCTGataacaatctgagattgtggatacattattgggtttgggcgttagcgTCCAGACTGGTGGCGGTGGCGGTTAGAAATGCGTTATGTAcgttgatattataattacatagttGTTAACAATCAAGTTTATCAAAGATTATTCATTGATTTCGTATTCCTACAGCAATaagcaaaaatataacaatatacacaaaaatgttcaaacatttaccaaaaaaacaacaagaaatatgattaattaaaataaaccagtGTATTAATACTCCTTATAGTAATaggaaaaagtatatttatatcttataataaattttaatccaTCTCACCAGAAACAACATGGCCATCCTAATGACCAGAACCGTCATGTGGGTGACTTAGGCAACGTAGTCTTCAATGAAGACTCCGTGGCAACAATCGATTTTATGGACACCATGATCGCTCTGTATGGCCCTCACTGCATTCTGGGAAGGTCTATTGTGCTACATGAGAGTGATGATGACTATGGAAGAACTGATCATCCCGATTCGAAGACGACTGGAAACGCTGGTGGAAGAGCCGCCTGTGGTGTAGTTGGGATTGTGTAGGTTCCAAAATTTTACTTCTGTAATACtacattgtataatttaagtctaaagAACGTTGTGTCTGAttagtaagaaaataaaattcaaagaaaaccTTCTTTTGGTTTTGCGTCAACTACAATGAACAATATTTGTTATGTTATTCAAATTAGGATTTAAAGGCTTAATTTAACTGTTACTAATTGACTCTGAGTAATGCTGAAATGTTAATTCATTTCgttaaattatagttatattgaagatataaataaattttttgttcgTAAGTCTCAATAATTGCGTGCATCATACACAAActtataatatctatttttaaataataagtaagtagTAAAAGAtgatctttataaaaaaactaatgtatGGAGGATTCCACGAATAAGCATAATGTTAAGGAAAAATacgataattaatattcaatagtttttcctcataataaaatgcatttctaCGTTTTTTACTTGTACCACTATACGATCTTATCTAtgaattaagtatatataataaactaaataaataattggacCGTTATTCTGACAacccttattttaaaattagtgaaatattggtaaagaaacaaatatatgAATTACGAATCATGTATACAAGTATGACAGAAGGTTCTATGGGTAAGGTAAGTACAATGGAGACTAAGGTAGAAATGCAGAAATGTTTCATGGGAGTCATTTATTTCGAAATTTACTTAAGAATTGTCGCAATTTCATTGGGGTCATGTCAACATCAATCAGCTGACAACAACAGTAAATAAACCATAGACTCATAGAGATAATAAAGGTATTAAagtgtttgtaatttattacaaacctTCCTGAAATGGGTATACAGTTTTTTACGTTCCGTTCACAAGCCATCCTGTAATGAAACTAAGTaaagtaacttttttaattttgtactgCAAAtcacgaaataaataacaataacatatGAAGACTAAGtgtattataacaaaactaacacgcaactgatttgtttttttatagtacgGAATTAAAGTGGCTTTACAGAACAGAAAAGAATGGTTTATACCCAAAAAGGGCGGCAATAGAAATTAATCACAATACCTTAATCATCTATAAGGCCCGGCGCTAATTATCGGCATCGACACGGCTGAggatataaaaacattatacattaACTTCATGGCAATAAAGTAGAAATTTCCATGATATATGATCGTAGTGACAAAAAACCGCTTCGGAAAGATTGAGTCTACTACATCGGCAGCTTTGAGGCTGCTTCTTAATACGCAGTAGTTTACGTGTACGCAATAGTTTCTTAGTACGCCGTCGCCCGCCGCGCAGCCAGTACCGAGGCAGCACTCGGGGGTAGCTAGGACGGTGCGGCATGCTTAAGGACGCCTCATCAGCCCTAAGAACGTTGCAGCATGCCAAGAGATAGTTTCCGATAGTGACGTGCTTGCATGTAGGAATGCCGAAGGATCCCTTTTCTTGCCGATGCCGATAATGAGTGCCGGAGACTCGTCCACGGCACCGTGCCCATGTTgtccaatcacaatcaaactCATCGTTTCgtcttaattttttcattCTCACCCCCAAGTCAGATTTCAATTCTTAGTTTGTATgaccaaaaagttttcatttgttttgtcagcagataatttatatagtcAAACATGATTATTAAGTAAAGTTCACCACATGCTAtacagtatatgttacaagctaCCTTTACCTATACatgaaaattatgataaacataggtggtaaaatattaaaatgtattatatacctatagtGTTTACTAATCTGTGAACCCCATGTTAGTTATACGTCTGATTACTACAACCTCTTATTCATTAGCTAATTAATGAGGCTTGAGTGTGTGTTTgagcattaattaaattagctaCGACTAGTAACTACCAATAGAGATTGCGAGCCggacttaaatatataaatcgtttatttgaaaatgtgCCACATTAGGtacatcaaataataataaaaatccgaAAAATTAGCCATATTAAAATAGGCATAGgcaaacagtgtgaataaataaatattgttttggtgcttttaaatctatttcataaacgacggtgatagtatttactaataaattacttatttaaataaaatctttttgattaattttaatatttatcgtttaccactactgcattttagttattttttttcatacgccaAGGAAGTATAATTTCTAACGCGTGTAAACACAGTCTTTTACTAGACATCTAATATAATATCGTGATGCAACATGCAGGCAATCAAATCACAGCTTTTCATTTATGAGTTTTTTGTTGCgcctactgaatgctgtctccgacactatcgacatatttgtatattcgcagagtgaattcgcagtagcgatattgtgtatattatgtgtttaatttttatgtatttattttattaaatgtttctcgacattatcgtattggcataggctgtaaagataatgtttctgaaataaataaataaatactgtattttttctttcagtGATCCCGTCACCCCTTGGAACTCCAGTGGAACGATCAGTGCTTCTATTTTGTTGATAGCATCCATACttacattaattatgtattaaattagtattCATAGTTTTTACAATCTTTGTAGAGTCTACATCAGAaaagtaatgaaaattatattatacaattcatATGAAAACATTAAGTGCATTAATAAAAGATTAGTAGTATTTGTATTAAGCTTTGagaatattagtatttattattaatatattaacataaatgtaatgtaagtaGTATgacaatacataattattaaaactttgattTTTACTTTTGCTCTCACACTTACCTATCGACAGAGGATTTAGAGAATTGTGAACTTTGTTTGACATGAATATGCGAACTTAAGAAGGCTAACCAGACCCGTGCTACTTCGTCACAATTGAGTTGCCTGCTATATCGAGCATACAACTCTTTGTATTGAAGAAGTCGCAAGGGACTGCCAAGCATCACGAAAATACACTGTAGATACATAATAACGTAGGCatacagaaaataattaatacagcaAGGTTTACAAAACAACATCACAAAATGAGTCCATGGAATTGCTGGAAATGTCCACCGAATCATttttagttacatttttttgtaaatatgacACAATCTGTTAACAGGGCCATTGATGTATTTTATAGagcttaaataatgaaaaggaccttattttttttttattaccctTATGGGTAATTTTTATACTGATGGAACGTCACGAATATGTGCAGCgattttgtcgaagaaaagggagagagtgattgagaccgattgagagagagtgagaaagggagatcgagtaAAAATACACGCAATTGGTATTCGTTTAGTCGTTATATATTAGagctttagatggcaattcatTAGTGCAGTAAacgctgttttatttatattatcattagcacgtatagtTTGtaaacctcctgcccgtttgccccctgttctatataaaaaaaacgtgtgaatatagatatacaaatacgtaCAAATCATATACTGGttcatgatcatctattggggctattaccttagtaataaatttacaaagaaggtCACTTCTCACAtgtgtacgcacgcacttttttaatacaaaaataacaacttATTGAATTGGATATACATACTGCTTCAGGTAAAATTGTagtaatcttaaaatatacagtgaTTCATTGATTGGCTTACATTTCTGAATCTAGGACAATCATTCCaagtacaattatatattctgTACACCTGTTATTTCCTATGGGAAATAGTACAAAAACAGtgatatcttttaa includes:
- the LOC111001573 gene encoding superoxide dismutase [Cu-Zn] 5-like → MVAYLLFVFALVSAVTAENQKLVAKVFLTEPLRKNNIQGNITFTQVDDQKVHVEGVVIGLPAGRYGFHVHEKGDLSGGCASAGPHFNPEKKQHGHPNDQNRHVGDLGNVVFNEDSVATIDFMDTMIALYGPHCILGRSIVLHESDDDYGRTDHPDSKTTGNAGGRAACGVVGIVDPVTPWNSSGTISASILLIASILTLIMY